A DNA window from Aquipuribacter hungaricus contains the following coding sequences:
- a CDS encoding MarR family winged helix-turn-helix transcriptional regulator encodes MLEAASDPSRRLALALHRATGLLDRVADAYLRPAHGIGVSTFAALVAIDAVGPANQTVVARALDVSRAAVTQRLSGLVARGLVAVVADPGDSRAHVVTLTTAGRELLGQAWAGLARSEDGVEDGVDVAALTAALVTLADNAERHLGRVAG; translated from the coding sequence GTGCTCGAAGCCGCGTCTGACCCGTCGCGCCGTCTGGCCCTCGCGCTGCACCGCGCGACCGGGCTGCTCGACCGGGTGGCGGACGCCTACCTGCGACCCGCCCACGGCATCGGGGTGTCCACCTTCGCCGCGCTCGTGGCGATCGACGCGGTCGGCCCGGCCAATCAGACCGTCGTCGCCCGTGCGCTCGACGTCTCCCGTGCCGCTGTGACCCAGCGGCTGTCCGGCCTGGTCGCCCGGGGGCTGGTCGCGGTCGTCGCCGACCCGGGGGACAGCCGGGCGCACGTCGTGACCCTCACCACCGCCGGTCGGGAGCTGCTCGGGCAGGCGTGGGCCGGGCTGGCCCGCTCCGAGGACGGGGTCGAGGACGGGGTCGACGTGGCGGCGCTCACGGCGGCGCTCGTCACGCTCGCCGACAACGCCGAGCGGCACCTGGGGCGGGTCGCCGGATGA